The DNA sequence AAAGCCGCCCAAGGATGCAAATGATTTCGAAAAAGTGCCCATGGTTATGTCAACATCATTGATCATATTGAAATGTTCCGCCGTGCCTCGTCCACCCTCGCCCAAAACGCCGACCGAATGGGCGTCATCAACCATTACCCTGGCGCCGACTTTCCGGGCGGCGGCGACCAGATCGGGAAGGTTGATTATATCGCCTTCCATCGAGAAAACGCCGTCGACAACAATAAGTATTCCACCCCGGAGACCATTTTCGACAAGATTACTTAGAACGCGTTCGAGGTCCTTCATATCATTATGCGCGAATTTGACGATTTTTCCGTATGACAAACGGCAGCCATCGACAATAGAGGCATGTACGGAGCGGTCAATGGCCAGAGCATCATTCTTTCCCACCAGGCTGGAGATAGTTCCCAAATTGGTTTGGAAACCGGTGGAATAAACGAGGGCCGCTTCCCTTTTGAAAAAACGGGCCAGTTTTGCTTCAAGTTCGATATGAAGTTCCAGGGTCCCGTTAAGGAAACGCGAGCCGGTGCATCCTGATCCGTATTTTCGGGCGGCATTGGCCGCAGCTTCTTTGACCCTGGGGTCATTGACCAGACCAAGATAATTATTGGAACCGATCATAATGAGGTTGCGACCGCCGATGGTTACTTCATCACCCGGTTCCGAAGAAATGGCGTTAAAATAGGGATATAGTCCGGCCGCTCTGACTTCGTGTGCGGCGGTAAAATTAATACATTTGTCAAATAGATCGCTTCGTTTATTCACGGTCGTATCCTTGGTCTCCAATTCGGTCACCTCTTTTTAATTTATAAACAAGAATATTAACCAAATGCAATATTTATGTCAAGCAAAATGATGTA is a window from the candidate division Zixibacteria bacterium HGW-Zixibacteria-1 genome containing:
- a CDS encoding 8-amino-7-oxononanoate synthase; amino-acid sequence: METKDTTVNKRSDLFDKCINFTAAHEVRAAGLYPYFNAISSEPGDEVTIGGRNLIMIGSNNYLGLVNDPRVKEAAANAARKYGSGCTGSRFLNGTLELHIELEAKLARFFKREAALVYSTGFQTNLGTISSLVGKNDALAIDRSVHASIVDGCRLSYGKIVKFAHNDMKDLERVLSNLVENGLRGGILIVVDGVFSMEGDIINLPDLVAAARKVGARVMVDDAHSVGVLGEGGRGTAEHFNMINDVDITMGTFSKSFASLGGFIVADETVIEYVKHFARELIFSASIPPSNVAAVIKALEIIQNEPERRQNLWKNTHKMHREFRNLGFNIGATQTPIVPIYIGEDMATFTFWKELFENGVFANAIVSPAVAPGNSLLRTSYTATHTDEQLDRVLEIFAKIGKKLGIIS